A genomic stretch from Mycosarcoma maydis chromosome 3, whole genome shotgun sequence includes:
- a CDS encoding putative serine-type carboxypeptidase f precursor has translation MKLLPSVLLLTAVAVYDTCARGLQHVGKLQSNYIDVHQRAADRASRMYAKTQTNSAVTGSRIHLNEKTKRFAVNGTGVPEIDFDIGESYAGLMPISKDVNETRKLYFWYFPSKNPLASNEITIWMNGGPGCSSLEGLSQENGPWLWQYGTYKPLPNPWTWQNLTNMVWVEQPVGTGFSQGKPNITTQAQLAEEFKGFFRNFVDTFDLQNRSVYITGESYAGQYVPNIASSMLDEKNSEYFNVTGIMIYDPSINVDAVTEQVPTAAFVDYWGGLFPFNETIKAQIKDMDEKCGYTKYLNKHLTFPPKGKFPDPPSTTDECDIFDFVYNAIFDINPCFDIYQVATTCPVLWDINGGPGSGDYLPPGASLYFNRTDVKKAINAPLETSWLECSAGNVFNTKSGLDRGAEKGHYSSTTVLPGVIDRVERTVIGHGMLDMVLLMNGTLLSIQNMTWGGQQGFQKPITDDFYVPFHNDVQEGTVAASGIMGKTRTERKLTFVTINLSGHMVPQYQPSAAFRHLEFLLGRIDSLSSRAPFTFFDNGLVAQEGNLNVRSLAEESAVELQARQLQYRGLAQPEVSQILADFL, from the coding sequence ATGAAGCTCCTGCCTTCTGTTCTTCTGCTGACAGCAGTTGCCGTGTACGACACGTGCGCGCGTGGCCTGCAACATGTCGGCAAGCTCCAGTCTAACTACATCGATGTCCACCAgcgtgctgctgatcgagctTCGCGCATGTATGCCAAGACACAGACAAACTCGGCTGTGACGGGCTCTAGGATCCACTTGAACGAAAAGACGAAACGGTTTGCTGTCAACGGCACTGGTGTTCCTGAAATAGACTTTGACATTGGCGAGTCGTACGCCGGATTGATGCCGATCAGCAAAGATGTCAATGAAACTCGAAAGCTGTACTTCTGGTACTTTCCAAGCAAGAACCCGCTGGCAAGCAACGAGATTACCATCTGGATGAACGGCGGACCCGGTTGCAGCTCGCTCGAGGGCCTTTCGCAGGAGAACGGACCGTGGCTGTGGCAATACGGAACGTACAAGCCACTACCGAACCCTTGGACGTGGCAGAACTTGACCAACATGGTCTGGGTAGAGCAGCCCGTTGGAACAGGCTTCTCGCAGGGCAAACCCAACATTACCACCCAGGCACAGCTTGCCGAGGAGTTCAAGGGCTTCTTCCGCAACTTTGTCGACACGTTCGATCTGCAGAATCGATCGGTGTACATCACTGGTGAATCGTATGCTGGTCAATACGTGCCAAACATCGCGAGTAGCATGCTCGATGAGAAGAACAGCGAGTATTTCAACGTCACCGGAATCATGATCTATGACCCCTCGATCAatgtcgatgctgtcaCCGAGCAGGTGCCGACGGCTGCGTTTGTCGACTACTGGGGTGGCCTTTTCCCGTTCAACGAAACCATCAAGGCGCAGATCAAGGACATGGACGAAAAGTGTGGCTACACCAAGTACCTCAACAAGCACTTGACCTTCCCTCCAAAGGGCAAGTTCCCCGATCCTCCCTCTACCACCGACGAGTGCGATATCTTCGACTTTGTCTACAATGCCATCTTCGATATCAATCCCTGCTTCGACATTTACCAAGTGGCTACCACCTGCCCCGTCCTGTGGGACATTAATGGCGGTCCTGGTTCAGGCGACTACCTTCCGCCGGGCGCTTCGCTCTACTTCAACCGCACCGACGTCAAGAAGGCGATCAACGCTCCTCTTGAGACGTCCTGGCTCGAGTGTTCGGCGGGAAATGTGTTCAACACTAAATCTGGACTGGACCGCGGAGCTGAAAAGGGACACTATAGCTCCACCACAGTGCTTCCAGGGGTGATTGACCGCGTAGAGCGTACAGTGATCGGTCACGGCATGTTGGACATGGTACTGCTCATGAATGGCACGCTTCTCAGTATCCAGAATATGACCTGGGGAGGCCAGCAGGGTTTCCAAAAGCCCATTACTGACGACTTCTACGTTCCCTTCCACAACGACGTACAAGAGGGCACTGTGGCCGCATCGGGCATCATGGGCAAGACTCGCACCGAACGTAAGCTCACCTTTGTCACCATCAATCTGAGTGGCCACATGGTGCCTCAATACCAACCGTCGGCCGCGTTCCGCCATCTCGAATTCCTCCTCGGCCGCATCGACAGCTTGTCCAGCCGAGCTCCGTTCACCTTCTTTGACAACGGTTTGGTCGCTCAAGAGGGCAACCTCAACGTACGCTCGCTGGCAGAAGAGAGCGCAGTTGAGTTGCAGGCTAGACAGCTCCAGTACAGAGGCCTGGCTCAGCCAGAGGTCAGTCAGATCCTCGCCGACTTTCTCTAG
- a CDS encoding putative GTP-binding protein — MIRPACRTAKAWRYEVALRPNTVVLCSRIWSRSTSAQAVTHARAASTQLQQRCLGPFSSTRFYTSSTSSQQAVSASSSSPKTATRDVSDLDRLETRTFSIISHVDHGKSTLADRLLELTGTIPSDGSNQQVLDKLKVERERGITVKSQAVTMVYDYDGPREGFISAFQDGFVPRPGRYLLNLIDCPGHVDFSYEVSRSLSACQSALLVVDATQGVQAQSITVFELAKQKNLTIVPVLNKSDLPASDPDRCSLQMEEILGIDTTLPGQEPLLISAKTGRGVDSVLRALVERTKPPTGVEDGKLEGREGPGFRALVFDSWYDQYKGVVSLVSIADGAVKKGDRITSCHTGKRYEVLSLGVNSPEMMATHVLRKGQVGWIIANMKDMSEAQIGDTFHLASEKVEPLEGFAPTVPMVYAGIFPIETTDFTKLEEAIQRLALNDRSVTVQRESSMALGQGCRLGFLGLLHLDVFRQRLEDEYGHAILVTAPSVPYKVTWRDGREEIVSNPIHFPDDSERKSKVTLLEEPMVKGVVRCPEEYTGEIMQLCAEHRGKQLEVSFPATASAIRSVQMTYRLPLSEIVTDFFDKLKSCSSGFASFEYSEDGYGVSDLVKLNFVISNTILDSLSIIMHRSKVMYNARQWTKKLKEIIPRQQFEVSIQATTGSKVIARETLSAYRKDVTAGLYGGHYERKLKHLNKQKEGKKRLKALGVGRVQIPTEKFLEVLDTRTKAK, encoded by the coding sequence ATGATCCGCCCAGCATGCCGTACCGCCAAAGCTTGGCGCTATGAGGTAGCCTTACGGCCAAATACCGTAGTGCTCTGCTCAAGGATATGGTCTCGATCAACGAGTGCCCAGGCCGTTACGCACGCGCGCGCAGCTTCGACCCAGCTTCAACAGCGCTGCCTTGGTCCCTTTTCGTCGACTCGATTCTAcacaagctcgacatcatctcaacaagctgtgtctgcatcgtcgagctcgcccAAAACGGCGACTCGTGACGTGTCGGACTTGGATCGGCTCGAGACACGAACGTTCTCCATTATAAGCCATGTAGATCACGGCAAGTCGACATTGGCAGATCGGCTACTCGAGCTCACTGGGACGATCCCGTCGGACGGCTCGAATCAGCAGGTGTTGGACAAACTCAAGGTGGAAAGGGAGAGAGGTATCACTGTCAAATCACAAGCGGTGACCATGGTGTACGACTACGATGGTCCAAGAGAGGGCTTTATCTCGGCATTCCAAGACGGATTCGTACCCAGACCAGGTCGATATCTACTCAACCTCATCGACTGTCCCGGCCACGTCGATTTCTCGTACGAGGTCAGCCGATCTTTGTCGGCATGTCAGAGCGCACTCCTTGTGGTCGACGCCACTCAGGGCGTACAGGCACAGTCCATCACTGTGTttgagcttgccaagcagAAGAACCTGACAATTGTGCCGGTGCTCAACAAGAGTGATCTACCTGCTTCCGACCCGGATCGTTGTTCTCTGCAGATGGAGGAAATTCTGGGCATTGACACAACCCTGCCTGGTCAGGAGCCGCTTTTGATATCAGCCAAGACGGGGAGAGGCGTCGACAGCGTCTTGCGCGCGTTAGTAGAGAGGACAAAACCTCCGACGGGTGTGGAGGATGGAAAGCTGGAAGGAAGAGAGGGACCGGGCTTCCGAGCTCTGGTGTTTGACAGTTGGTACGATCAGTACAAGGGAGTGGTGTCGTTGGTGTCGATTGCAGACGGTGCCGTAAAGAAGGGCGATCGCATCACGTCCTGCCACACGGGCAAAAGGTACGAGGTGCTGAGTTTGGGTGTCAATTCTCCCGAAATGATGGCCACACACGTGTTGCGCAAGGGCCAAGTCGGCTGGATCATCGCCAACATGAAGGATATGAGTGAAGCACAGATTGGCGACACATTCCACTTGGCGTCTGAAAAGGTGGAGCCGCTGGAAGGCTTTGCACCGACCGTGCCGATGGTCTACGCCGGCATTTTCCCGATCGAGACAACTGACTTTACCAAGTTGGAAGAGGCGATTCAACGACTCGCACTCAACGATCGCTCGGTGACAGTGCAACGAGagtcgtcgatggcgctcGGCCAGGGGTGTCGTTTGGGCTTCCTGGGGCTGTTACACCTCGACGTGTTCCGTCAACGACTGGAAGACGAATACGGCCATGCGATCTTGGTCACGGCGCCCTCGGTGCCATACAAAGTGACTTGGCGAGACGGACGAGAAGAGATTGTTTCGAATCCGATTCACTTTCCGGATGACTCGGAACGCAAATCTAAGGTGACGTTACTGGAGGAGCCCATGGTGAAAGGGGTGGTGCGGTGTCCGGAAGAGTACACGGGCGAGATCATGCAACTGTGCGCCGAGCATCGTGGCAAACAGCTCGAGGTTTCGTTCCCTGCGACAGCTTCAGCGATTCGATCAGTTCAGATGACGTATCGGCTTCCGCTGTCCGAGATTGTGACCGACTTTTTCGACAAGCTGAAATCATGTTCGTCGGGCTTCGCCTCGTTCGAATACTCGGAGGACGGATATGGGGTATCGGACCTAGtcaagctcaactttgTCATCTCGAACACGATACTTGATTCGCTGTCGATCATCATGCACCGTTCCAAGGTCATGTACAACGCACGCCAGTGgaccaagaagctcaaggagaTTATTCCGCGACAACAGTTCGAGGTGTCGATCCAAGCCACGACAGGCAGCAAGGTGATTGCGCGAGAGACGCTGTCGGCGTACCGCAAGGATGTAACAGCAGGACTGTACGGTGGACACTACGAGCGCAAACTCAAGCATCTCAACAAGCAAAAAGAGGGGAAAAAGAGGCTCAAAGCTCTCGGGGTCGGCAGAGTGCAGATTCCTACGGAGAAATTCCTCGAAGTGTTGGATACCCGGACCAAAGCAAAGTAA
- a CDS encoding putative isocitrate lyase gives MSLRLTAARLARVNANRAHCLTTPSSSLARLSLCSSLVGEHFRSATFSTAAVRMSSIAATSLNPPPAPLRVKPPTAEQEQADYEAAVKQVQDWFDSPRFKGIKRPYGPEAVVSKRGSMPVQPPASSLAADKLFAILSEHAAKGTPAHTMGAIDPVQQSQMAHNQEVVYVSGWACSSVLTTCNNEVGPDLADYPYTTVPNQVQRLFKAQQHHDRKHWDERCQLTPEQKAKTPWVDYLRPIIADADTGHGGLSTVFKLAKLFAEQGAAGIHLEDQLHGGKKCGHQAGKVLVPTSEHVNRLTATRFAWDILGSANILIARTDSESAKLISSSIDARDHEFIKGAYNLPEGTKSLADTLAAKEASGASGPEVDAVEKAWMDKCELLTFNEAVAKHNASNKKGIEVYSQKVAGGVSNGEARAIAKEVFGAEGVPTWCWDAPRTKEGYYHFKGGVAAAIKRVKIFGAYADMLWLETKTPDLKQAQTFAADIHRDLPGKWLVYNLSPSFNWSAHGFSDQDLKNFVWDLAKSGFVFQLISLAGLHSTGAMTCELSQRFKTDGMLAYVELVQRKEKEIGCDVLTHQKWSGAAYVDRMLQAVSSGSSATQAMGADSTESTF, from the coding sequence ATGTCTTTGCGTCTAACcgctgctcgtctggcTCGCGTCAACGCAAATCGAGCACATTGCTTGACTACTCCGTCGTCTAGCCTCGCACGTCTCAGTCTTTGTTCGTCTCTCGTCGGTGAGCACTTCAGGAGCGCCACTTTCTCCACCGCGGCTGTCAGAATGAGCTCAATTGCCGCTACATCGCTCAACCCACCGCCCGCTCCACTACGTGTGAAGCCACCCACGGctgagcaggagcaggcCGACTACGAAGCCGCCGTCAAACAGGTGCAGGATTGGTTCGACAGTCCCCGTTTCAAGGGCATCAAGCGTCCATATGGTCCAGAAGCCGTGGTTTCAAAGCGTGGGTCCATGCCCGTTCAGCCGCCTGCTTCGTCCCTAGCTGCCGATAAGCTGTTTGCTATCTTGTCCGAACATGCAGCAAAGGGCACACCCGCGCATACCATGGGTGCCATCGATCCCGTCCAGCAATCGCAGATGGCTCACAACCAGGAAGTTGTCTACGTCTCTGGCTGGGCATGCAGTTCCGTGCTCACCACTTGCAACAACGAGGTGGGCCCCGATCTTGCAGACTACCCCTACACCACCGTACCCAACCAGGTTCAGCGTCTCTTCAaggctcagcagcaccatgACCGAAAGCATTGGGACGAACGATGCCAGCTTACCCCTGAACAAAAGGCCAAGACGCCTTGGGTCGATTACCTGCGACCCATCattgccgatgccgacacTGGTCACGGTGGTCTCAGCACCGTCTTCAAGCTGGCCAAGCTTTTTGCTGAGCAGGGTGCTGCTGGTATCCACCTCGAAGATCAACTTCACGGCGGCAAGAAGTGTGGTCACCAGGCAGGAAAAGTGCTGGTCCCGACTTCGGAGCACGTTAACCGCCTCACCGCTACGCGATTTGCATGGGATATTCTCGGCTCGGCCAATATCTTGATTGCCCGAACTGACTCGGAGTCGGCCAAGCTCATCTCTTCTAGCATCGACGCCCGCGATCATGAATTTATCAAGGGCGCCTACAACCTGCCCGAGGGTACTAAGAGCCTCGCGGACACCCTTGCTGCCAAAGAGGCATCGGGCGCTTCGGGTCCCGAGGTTGACGCTGTCGAAAAGGCATGGATGGACAAGTGCGAGCTGCTTACCTTTAACGAAGCTGTTGCCAAGCACAATGCTTCCAACAAGAAAGGTATTGAGGTGTACAGCCAAAAAGTTGCCGGTGGCGTGTCCAACGGTGAAGCTCGAGCGATTGCTAAGGAGGTCTTTGGTGCTGAAGGTGTGCCTACCTGGTGCTGGGATGCTCCTCGAACCAAGGAAGGCTACTACCACTTTAAGGGCGGTGTCGCAGCTGCCATCAAGCGTGTCAAGATCTTTGGCGCGTATGCCGACATGCTCTGGCTCGAAACCAAGACGCCTGACCTCAAACAGGCGCAAACCTTTGCTGCCGATATTCACCGCGACCTGCCGGGCAAGTGGCTCGTCTACAACCTCAGCCCTAGTTTCAACTGGAGTGCACACGGATTCTCTGACCAGGACCTCAAGAACTTTGTCTGGGATCTCGCCAAGTCTGGCTTTGTCTtccagctcatctcgcttgCCGGCCTTCACTCGACCGGTGCGATGACATGCGAGCTTTCGCAGCGCTTCAAGACGGACGGCATGCTTGCCTATGTCGAATTGGTGCAGCgaaaggagaaggagatcGGCTGTGATGTGCTGACCCACCAGAAGTGGTCTGGTGCCGCTTACGTCGACCGTATGCTACAGGCAGTCAGCTCCGGAAGCTCCGCAACGCAAGCAATGGGTGCCGACAGCACCGAAAGTACATTCTAG
- a CDS encoding uncharacterized protein (related to putative S-adenosylmethionine-dependent methyltransferase of the seven beta-strand family): MTIDALATLVNPTSCLPRLKAEPDAAHVHSALLHLSRLYSPQSLSKDERNILVASDAEYAASSYQDALDSAKVDGSERRYAMDWLTRLIASGLYWIDEARDHISADDLLDLAGRILGGTASLEEAGAISREFRFPLKDPILFSEEAATLIPSALSSQPIEIVLRDDPLPPSNTQSEANTQSSTGSSQDAAAAVGVQTWGASIVVSDVLVRYPALFHRGLASQSHLSDRRLRIAELGAGTGLLGMVAARMLQQTNGAADVVLTDYHQQVLKNLEHNVGQNFGSAVQQIEPPRKVSVSVEHLDWLEMHHEILQGVVDNDRPKFDLLLLADVIYAPEHALWIRSSIEALLRKPINDQDEALSPRAHIIMAVRGTGKFEGLFQTVEDAFKPRVQASALPSLSDSCTDTPMDTMPGTPALAPEFATAMNSKATAQHSHELHIRMSAFSLQQPRASMERSELTILKRRKLDKRASVGRDDEQEYLWFEIGWSPCISTCNT; the protein is encoded by the coding sequence ATGACAATAGACGCATTGGCCACGCTCGTTAACCCGACCAGCTGTCTGCCTCGCCTCAAAGCCGAACCAGATGCGGCACATGTTCACAGCGCTCTCTTACATCTCTCGCGTCTTTACTCTCCACAGTCGCTCAGCAAGGATGAGAGGAATATCTTGGTCGCTTCTGACGCAGAATATGCAGCCTCTTCATATCAAGATGCGCTAGACTCGGCCAAAGTAGATGGTAGCGAGAGGAGGTATGCCATGGACTGGCTCACTCGACTCATCGCCAGCGGACTTTATTGGATTGACGAAGCACGAGACCATATTTCCGCCGACGACCTGTTGGATTTGGCTGGCCGCATTCTTGGGGGCACCGCGAGTCTTGAGGAGGCTGGAGCCATTTCGCGCGAGTTCCGTTTTCCTCTCAAGGACCCTATTCTGTTCtcggaagaagcagcaacgtTGATTCCGTCTGCATTGTCGTCCCAACCCATAGAGATCGTTCTTCGCGACGACCCTTTACCACCGTCAAATACGCAATCGGAAGCCAACACACAGAGCAGCACAGGTTCGAGTCAAgatgcggctgctgctgtcggaGTCCAGACGTGGGGCGCTTCGATCGTTGTGAGCGATGTCCTCGTTCGATATCCCGCTCTGTTTCATCGCGGACTTGCTTCCCAAAGCCACCTCTCCGACCGACGACTTAGGATTGCTGAACTCGGAGCCGGTACGGGTCTTTTAGGTATGGTAGCAGCAAGGATGCTACAGCAAACAAACGGTGCTGCAGACGTTGTTCTGACAGATTACCACCAGCAAGTGCTCAAGAATTTAGAACACAACGTGGGGCAAAACTTTGGCTCTGCCgtgcagcagatcgagccCCCGAGAAAGGTGTCGgtcagcgtcgagcatctcgactgGCTGGAGATGCATCACGAGATACTTCAGGGCGTTGTTGATAACGATCGACCCAAGTTTGATCTCTTGCTCCTGGCAGATGTCATCTACGCCCCCGAGCACGCTCTCTGGATCCGTTCGTCCATCGAGGCGTTGCTACGAAAGCCTATCAATGACCAAGACGAAGCGCTTTCTCCACGTGCACACATCATCATGGCCGTTCGTGGCACAGGCAAGTTTGAGGGACTCTTTCAAACAGTTGAAGATGCCTTTAAGCCGCGTGTTCAGGCAAGTGCGCTTCCCTCGCTGAGTGACAGTTGCACAGATACCCCGATGGACACCATGCCTGGAACACCCGCGCTAGCGCCTGAGTTTGCAACAGCTATGAACTCAAAAGCCACTGCTCAGCATAGTCATGAACTGCACATCCGAATGAGCGCTTTttcgctgcagcagccgcgCGCATCGATGGAGCGTTCAGAGCTTACGATTCTCAAGCGACGCAAGTTGGACAAGCGCGCTAGCGTCGGCAGAGACGATGAGCAAGAGTACCTTTGGTTCGAGATCGGCTGGTCGCcttgcatctcgacctGCAACACCTAG
- a CDS encoding uncharacterized protein (related to PET191 - involved in assembly of cytochrome oxidase), whose amino-acid sequence MVGSCQHIRTDLTDCVLKTDCYLKQGNSAQECITSHMAELPVECQHLYKSFVECRRGMLDMRKRFRGNAPPAASSSNAPGGTSQVDPTSANQAGKP is encoded by the exons ATGGTTGGCTCA TGTCAGCACATTCGTACCGATCTCACCGACTGCGTGCTCAAGACCGATTGCTACTTGAAACAGGGGAACTCGGCACAAGAATGCATTACCTCACATATGGCGGAGCTGCCGGTCGAATGTCAACATCTGTACAAGTCGTTTGTCGAGTGTCGACGTGGTATG ctcgacatgcGCAAGAGGTTCAGAGGCAAcgcaccaccagcagcgagtAGCAGCAATGCGCCTGGCGGAACGAGCCAGGTGGATCCTACATCAGCGAACCAAGCAGGCAAGCCATAG
- a CDS encoding uncharacterized protein (related to endo-1,3(4)-beta-glucanase) produces the protein MPARCALCVTALSAILLLSSAVLAGNYTLREEITGRQFLDRFWFWSHSDPTHGTVEYVDEFTAVAKGLATINSDGRFMIRADNTSVLPPGKGRQSVRLHSKRLMSDGVLVAKFTHMPQGCGTWPAFWTCTNERWPAGGEIDIVEGANDQGPRNLASLHTLYGCHIPAGYRSDQSGFTSESDCSYQPGCSASFTANSSFGPNFNQNGGGYFALRRETRPGDPGIGVYFWPISTAPSAMPAVVAAIANGESAPKYVVTNSNATGNDRSELNKWGQPSAFFANTANASATPEALATGAGSVCQMQNYFDEHEIIINLSLCGDWAGETFALSGCAAQYNNVSCDNFVRNYPGAFTDARWEIDYMRVYDNASAATGPPARSLLLTLMLALICYSVFM, from the coding sequence ATGCCGGCACGTTGTGCCTTGTGCGTGACGGCGCTCTCGGCAATCCTGCTCTTGTCTAGCGCTGTCCTGGCGGGTAACTACACTCTCCGAGAAGAGATCACCGGACGTCAATTTCTAGACCGCTTCTGGTTTTGGTCGCACAGCGATCCCACACATGGTACGGTCGAATATGTGGACGAATTCACCGCGGTTGCCAAAGGCTTGGCGACCATCAACTCGGACGGccgattcatgattcgcgCCGACAACACCAGTGTCTTACCACCAGGCAAAGGCCGGCAGAGCGTGCGTCTGCACAGCAAGCGATTGATGAGCGATGGCGTGCTTGTGGCCAAGTTCACCCACATGCCGCAAGGTTGTGGCACCTGGCCAGCTTTTTGGACCTGTACCAACGAACGATGGCCGGCTGGAGGAGAgatcgacattgtcgaagGGGCTAATGACCAGGGCCCACGCAATCTCGCCAGCTTGCACACGTTGTACGGCTGTCACATCCCAGCTGGTTATCGATCGGATCAGTCCGGCTTCACCTCTGAATCCGACTGCTCATATCAACCAGGCTGTTCTGCATCCTTCACTGCCAACTCGTCGTTTGGGCCCAACTTTAATCAGAACGGTGGCGGCTACTTTGCTCTTCGTCGTGAAACACGCCCCGGCGATCCAGGCATCGGAGTGTACTTTTGGCCCATCTCGACAGCTCCTTCCGCAATGCCTGCTGTTGTAgctgccatcgccaacggcGAATCAGCTCCCAAGTATGTTGTCACCAACAGCAATGCAACTGGCAATGACCGCTCCGAACTCAACAAGTGGGGTCAACCGTCGGCTTTTTTCGCCAACACCGCCAATGCGTCAGCAACCCCGGAAGCCTTGGCCACTGGCGCCGGATCTGTCTGTCAAATGCAGAACTACTTTGACGAGCACGAGATTATCATCAACCTCTCGCTGTGCGGCGACTGGGCTGGCGAAACCTTTGCACTCAGTGGTTGTGCAGCGCAGTACAACAATGTCTCTTGTGACAATTTCGTGCGCAATTACCCCGGGGCGTTCACAGACGCCAGATGGGAGATCGACTACATGCGAGTCTATGACaacgcttctgctgccaCTGGACCACCTGCACGATCCCTGTTGTTGACATTAATGTTGGCATTGATATGTTACTCTGTTTTCATGTAG